The Corynebacterium vitaeruminis DSM 20294 genome window below encodes:
- the rsmH gene encoding 16S rRNA (cytosine(1402)-N(4))-methyltransferase RsmH — protein sequence MRERMAALIESPVAALGDRAVILDGTLGAGGHTEYFLSQFPQAMVIGLDRDEHSLADARKRLEPFGERFLGLHCRFDQFEEPLAEAAAAGARPAQVVQEAGFAGALFDLGVSSMQLDQVERGFAYRVDAPLDMRMDDSTGITAADVLNTYSHGDLARILKNYGDERFAGKIASAILREREKEPFSTSGRLVELLYATIPAASRRTGGHPAKRTFQALRVEVNRELEAIENVIPVVVDKLAPGGRAVFMSYQSLEDKIVKRLFKEYTTSKTPPGLPMDLPEFAAKYRLVTRGAEKANEQEIADNPRSAPVRVRAIEALT from the coding sequence ATGCGCGAGCGCATGGCCGCCCTCATCGAGTCGCCCGTCGCAGCGCTGGGCGATCGCGCGGTCATCCTCGACGGCACCCTCGGCGCAGGCGGTCACACCGAGTACTTCCTTTCGCAGTTTCCGCAGGCCATGGTCATCGGGCTCGACCGTGATGAGCATTCGCTTGCCGACGCGCGCAAGCGTCTCGAGCCCTTCGGCGAGAGGTTTCTGGGCCTGCACTGCCGCTTCGACCAGTTCGAGGAGCCGCTAGCCGAGGCGGCGGCCGCGGGTGCCCGCCCGGCGCAGGTGGTGCAGGAAGCGGGCTTCGCCGGGGCGTTGTTCGATCTCGGCGTCTCCTCGATGCAGCTCGACCAGGTCGAGCGCGGCTTCGCCTACCGAGTGGACGCTCCGCTCGACATGCGCATGGACGACAGCACCGGGATCACCGCCGCGGACGTGCTCAACACCTATTCGCACGGCGACCTCGCCCGGATCCTCAAGAACTACGGCGACGAGCGGTTCGCGGGCAAGATCGCCTCGGCGATCCTCCGCGAGCGGGAGAAGGAGCCGTTTAGCACCTCCGGGCGGCTTGTCGAGCTCCTCTACGCCACCATCCCCGCAGCCAGCCGCCGCACCGGCGGGCATCCCGCTAAACGCACCTTCCAGGCACTGCGCGTGGAGGTCAACCGTGAGCTCGAGGCGATCGAGAACGTGATCCCCGTGGTCGTCGACAAGCTAGCGCCCGGCGGAAGGGCGGTGTTCATGTCGTACCAGTCGCTGGAGGACAAGATCGTCAAGCGCCTGTTCAAGGAGTACACGACGAGCAAGACCCCGCCGGGGCTGCCGATGGACCTGCCCGAGTTCGCCGCCAAGTACCGGCTGGTGACCCGCGGTGCGGAGAAGGCCAACGAGCAGGAGATCGCGGACAACCCGAGATCGGCGCCCGTCCGAGTCAGGGCCATCGAGGCCTTAACTTAA